Proteins encoded together in one Streptomyces sp. NA04227 window:
- a CDS encoding type I polyketide synthase, with translation MKQVTGDDARGGSAPDEQKLRQYLRKVTGELRTANRRIRDLEQREAEPLAIVGMACRYPGGVTSPEELWQLVAEGRDAISGLPTNRGWDMERLHHPDPEQPGTVTTSGGGFLHDAADFDAGFFGISPREALAMDPHQRVLLEVAWEALEDAGVDPTSLRGSDAGVFTGVVPMDYGVSMPPELEGFRLTGTTTSVVSGRVAYSFGFEGPAVTVDTACSSSLVAMHLASQALRSGECSLALAGGVTVMSGPFLLQEFSRQRGLAADGRCKSYAAGADGTGFSDGAGLVVLERLSDARRNGHRILGVIRGSAVNQDGASNGLTAPNGPSQERVIRQALASAGLAPADVDAVEGHGTGTRLGDPIEAQALLATYGQERVDGRPLRLGSIKSNIGHTSAAAGVAGVIKMVMAMRHGVLPQTLNVDEPSPRIDWSAGEVELLTEAAEWPLSGERPRRAGVSSFGVSGTNAHLILEEAPAAGSAAGGATAGQAPNAEADAEVVSVSRPAVVPVVVSGKSAEALAGQAERLRSYLVARPELDVVDVAFSAVAARAQFDQRAAVVASGRESLLSGLATLAEQVPSAGLVAGKTGFLFTGQGAQRAGMGAELAAAYPVFAHALDEVCAHFDSHLGRSLKELLFAAKGSDEAALLDRTEFTQAAMFAVEVALFRLLESLDVKPDVLIGHSVGELACAHVAGVLSLEDACSLVAARGRLMGALPAGGGMVAVQAAEAEVTASLADFEGRLSIAAVNGPMALVVSGELDAIEEWLPFWQEQGRKTTRLRVSHAFHSPLMEPMLNEFRTVAEQLTFHEPQIAVVSNLTGGVVSSELTDPSYWVRHVREAVRFADGIRTLSALGVTRFVEVGPDAVLTAMAQQTLDVDTDDQDAVFVPALRARTPEPEAFAAFLGQAHVAGIPLNWQAFYAGSGAQRIELPTYAFQRDRYWLTPGAGSSDPSASGLASIDHPILSAAVPVGDRDEWVFTGRLSQESAPWVRDHSIHGTVIVPGTALVEMAGAAGRHAGAPVVDELVLEAPLVLPENTSVHVQVKVGEPDEEGRREVALFSRPAAEEAARQATCHARGTLTTTSEAPAASWSVQWPPAAAEPIDTDVLYARLADLGYTYGPAFQNVRSAWREGETVYTELALRDEETDGAARFALHPALFDAALHGGLDWLDSGDGTSAGLPFSWSGVQFGQTGAARVRVRIGSAGNSALGVEMASEHGELVARVERLTFRAVEQAQLRAAGGDQGEALFRIDWVPVTPVGRNGQGPACVATLGSAHLAELEALERSLTGGAAVPELVFASVDVPAGPTATAAHTVARDTLALVQRWLAAEALAEARLVVVTRGGVAVGDEAGDPAAAPVWGLVRSAQSEHPDRFLLVDVDVDVDVDVDGDGGELPDWGALADLSEPQLAVRAGRVCVPRLARAGESAPSTASDELSRSWNPDGTVLITGGTGGLGALFARHLAGQRGAKRLVLVSRRGPAAEGVSELVAELAELGADARAVACDVSDRDQLAKVLVSLERPLTAVIHAAGVLDDGLVDSMTPEQLERVLRPKLDAALHLHELTADEDLSAFVLFSSITALIGTPGQANYAAANAFLDALAARRRADGLPASSLAWGLWEESAGMGGELSEADLARLARLGLRPLPSQRGLELFDRAAELDTALLAPVLLDRGALRARARTGGLPALLRALAPVPPRRAEAASVTLAQRFAGIPVAERERTVLEFVQQHVAAVLGHSSPGSISPARAFKDLGFDSLSAVELRNRLTQASGVRLAPTMVFDHPTTESVAELLVAELGGTATAPDLSVEQQLDQLETLVTGLDSAEKAQVAERLRLLLGAVFDNGTATTGGRIEAANTMDEVLELLDAEFGEA, from the coding sequence ATGAAGCAGGTCACGGGGGATGACGCGCGCGGCGGCTCGGCGCCCGACGAGCAGAAGCTGCGCCAGTACCTGCGGAAGGTCACGGGCGAACTGCGCACGGCCAATCGGCGGATCCGCGACTTGGAACAGCGCGAGGCCGAGCCGTTGGCGATCGTGGGTATGGCCTGCCGCTATCCGGGTGGGGTGACCTCGCCCGAGGAACTGTGGCAGCTGGTGGCGGAGGGCCGGGACGCGATCTCGGGTCTGCCGACCAACCGTGGGTGGGACATGGAGCGGCTCCACCACCCGGACCCCGAGCAGCCGGGGACGGTGACCACGAGCGGGGGCGGCTTCCTCCACGACGCCGCCGACTTCGACGCGGGCTTCTTCGGTATCAGCCCGCGCGAGGCCCTGGCGATGGACCCGCACCAGCGCGTACTCCTCGAAGTCGCCTGGGAGGCACTCGAGGACGCCGGGGTCGACCCGACGTCCCTGCGCGGCAGCGACGCCGGGGTGTTCACCGGTGTCGTGCCCATGGACTACGGCGTCTCGATGCCGCCGGAGCTGGAGGGTTTCCGGCTGACGGGGACGACGACGAGTGTGGTGTCGGGCCGGGTGGCGTACTCCTTCGGTTTCGAGGGTCCTGCGGTGACGGTGGATACGGCGTGTTCGTCGTCGCTGGTGGCGATGCATCTGGCGTCGCAGGCGTTGCGGTCGGGTGAGTGTTCGTTGGCGCTTGCCGGTGGTGTGACGGTGATGTCGGGGCCGTTCTTGTTGCAGGAGTTCAGTCGTCAGCGGGGGTTGGCGGCTGATGGTCGGTGCAAGTCGTATGCGGCGGGCGCTGATGGGACTGGTTTCTCGGATGGTGCGGGTCTGGTTGTTCTGGAGCGGTTGTCGGATGCTCGGCGTAACGGTCACCGGATTCTGGGTGTGATCCGGGGCAGTGCGGTCAACCAGGATGGTGCGAGCAATGGCCTGACGGCTCCGAATGGTCCGTCGCAGGAGCGGGTGATTCGGCAGGCGTTGGCGAGTGCGGGGCTGGCGCCGGCGGATGTGGATGCGGTGGAGGGTCACGGGACCGGTACGCGTCTTGGTGACCCGATCGAGGCTCAGGCGCTGCTGGCGACTTACGGCCAGGAGCGGGTGGATGGTCGTCCGCTGAGGCTTGGGTCGATCAAGTCGAACATCGGTCATACGTCGGCCGCTGCCGGTGTTGCTGGTGTGATCAAGATGGTCATGGCGATGCGGCACGGTGTGCTGCCGCAGACGCTGAACGTCGACGAGCCCTCGCCGCGAATCGACTGGAGTGCGGGGGAAGTTGAGCTCCTTACGGAGGCTGCTGAGTGGCCCCTGTCGGGTGAGCGGCCGCGTCGTGCGGGTGTGTCGTCCTTTGGTGTCAGCGGGACCAATGCGCACCTGATCCTGGAGGAGGCACCGGCAGCTGGCTCGGCTGCCGGCGGCGCGACGGCCGGCCAGGCGCCGAACGCCGAAGCCGACGCCGAGGTGGTCTCGGTGAGCCGTCCGGCGGTGGTGCCGGTGGTCGTCTCGGGCAAGAGTGCTGAGGCTTTGGCGGGGCAGGCGGAGCGGTTGCGGTCGTACTTGGTCGCTCGTCCTGAGCTTGATGTGGTGGATGTGGCGTTCTCGGCGGTTGCGGCGAGGGCGCAGTTCGATCAGCGGGCGGCAGTGGTCGCATCCGGCCGGGAGAGCCTGCTGTCCGGTCTGGCCACGTTGGCTGAGCAGGTGCCGAGCGCTGGTCTGGTCGCGGGTAAGACCGGCTTCCTCTTCACTGGCCAGGGTGCCCAACGGGCGGGAATGGGAGCCGAGTTGGCGGCTGCCTACCCGGTGTTCGCCCACGCCTTGGACGAGGTGTGTGCTCACTTCGACTCGCACCTTGGCAGGTCGTTGAAGGAGTTGCTGTTCGCGGCCAAGGGCTCGGACGAGGCAGCTCTGCTGGACCGTACGGAGTTCACGCAGGCCGCGATGTTCGCGGTTGAGGTGGCCCTCTTCCGGCTCCTGGAATCCCTCGATGTGAAGCCGGACGTCCTGATCGGCCATTCGGTGGGCGAGTTGGCCTGTGCGCACGTCGCGGGTGTCCTGTCGCTGGAGGACGCCTGCTCGTTGGTGGCGGCGCGTGGCCGGTTGATGGGCGCCCTTCCTGCGGGCGGCGGCATGGTCGCCGTCCAGGCAGCTGAGGCCGAAGTCACCGCCTCGCTCGCTGACTTCGAAGGTCGCCTGTCGATCGCCGCGGTCAACGGGCCGATGGCACTGGTCGTTTCAGGTGAACTGGACGCGATTGAAGAGTGGCTGCCGTTCTGGCAGGAGCAGGGCCGCAAGACAACCCGCCTGCGGGTCAGTCACGCCTTCCACTCCCCGCTGATGGAACCGATGCTCAACGAATTCCGTACCGTCGCCGAGCAGTTGACGTTCCACGAGCCGCAGATCGCCGTGGTATCGAACCTGACCGGCGGCGTGGTCTCGTCCGAGCTGACCGACCCGTCCTACTGGGTACGTCACGTCCGTGAAGCCGTCCGCTTCGCCGACGGCATCCGCACCCTGTCGGCCCTCGGTGTAACCCGCTTCGTCGAGGTCGGCCCCGACGCGGTGCTCACCGCGATGGCTCAGCAGACCCTCGACGTCGACACCGACGACCAGGACGCGGTCTTCGTACCGGCCCTGCGTGCCCGTACCCCCGAGCCGGAAGCTTTCGCAGCCTTCCTCGGCCAAGCCCACGTCGCAGGCATCCCCCTCAACTGGCAGGCGTTCTACGCCGGTTCGGGCGCCCAGCGCATCGAACTGCCCACCTACGCCTTCCAGCGAGACCGCTACTGGCTCACCCCGGGCGCCGGATCCTCAGACCCGTCGGCTTCCGGACTCGCAAGCATCGACCACCCGATCCTCAGCGCGGCCGTGCCCGTCGGCGACCGCGACGAATGGGTCTTCACCGGCCGTCTGTCCCAGGAGTCCGCGCCGTGGGTGCGGGACCACTCAATCCACGGCACGGTGATCGTTCCCGGTACCGCGCTGGTCGAGATGGCCGGTGCCGCAGGTCGCCATGCGGGTGCCCCCGTGGTCGACGAGCTGGTCCTTGAAGCACCACTCGTCCTCCCTGAGAACACCTCGGTGCACGTACAGGTCAAGGTCGGCGAGCCGGACGAGGAAGGCCGCCGTGAGGTGGCCCTGTTCTCCCGTCCGGCGGCCGAGGAGGCTGCCCGGCAAGCGACCTGTCACGCGCGTGGCACTCTCACCACCACGTCCGAGGCTCCTGCCGCCTCGTGGTCCGTGCAGTGGCCCCCGGCCGCAGCGGAGCCCATCGATACCGATGTGCTGTACGCCCGCCTCGCCGACCTCGGCTACACCTACGGCCCGGCTTTCCAGAACGTACGGTCCGCCTGGCGTGAGGGCGAGACCGTCTACACCGAGCTTGCCCTGCGCGACGAAGAGACCGACGGGGCTGCGCGGTTCGCGCTCCACCCGGCCCTCTTCGACGCCGCCCTGCACGGCGGACTCGACTGGCTGGACTCCGGCGACGGAACGTCGGCGGGACTGCCGTTCTCCTGGTCCGGTGTCCAGTTCGGGCAGACCGGCGCGGCCCGTGTCCGGGTGCGGATCGGATCCGCCGGGAACTCCGCGCTGGGCGTCGAGATGGCTTCGGAGCACGGTGAACTCGTTGCGCGCGTGGAGCGGTTGACGTTCCGGGCCGTCGAGCAGGCGCAGTTGCGGGCGGCCGGTGGCGATCAGGGTGAAGCCCTGTTCCGGATCGACTGGGTGCCGGTGACGCCGGTCGGCCGGAACGGACAGGGTCCTGCCTGTGTCGCCACTCTCGGATCGGCGCACCTGGCTGAACTCGAAGCTCTGGAGCGGTCGTTGACCGGCGGGGCAGCCGTACCGGAGCTGGTCTTCGCCTCCGTCGACGTCCCGGCCGGGCCGACTGCCACGGCGGCGCATACCGTCGCCCGTGACACGCTGGCCCTGGTGCAGCGGTGGCTGGCCGCCGAGGCGCTGGCCGAGGCGCGGCTGGTGGTGGTGACTCGCGGCGGTGTCGCCGTGGGCGACGAAGCCGGTGATCCGGCGGCCGCCCCGGTCTGGGGTCTGGTGCGCAGCGCACAGTCCGAACACCCGGACCGTTTCCTCCTCGTTGACGTTGACGTTGACGTTGACGTTGACGTTGACGGCGACGGCGGCGAGCTGCCCGACTGGGGAGCCCTGGCCGACCTCTCCGAGCCACAACTCGCCGTCCGTGCGGGACGTGTGTGCGTGCCGCGCCTGGCCCGCGCCGGTGAGTCCGCCCCGTCCACCGCGTCCGACGAGCTGTCTCGCTCCTGGAACCCGGACGGCACGGTGCTGATCACCGGCGGTACGGGCGGCCTCGGCGCGCTCTTCGCCAGGCACCTCGCCGGGCAGCGCGGTGCCAAGCGTCTCGTTCTGGTGAGCAGGCGCGGTCCCGCCGCCGAGGGTGTGTCCGAACTGGTCGCGGAACTGGCCGAGTTGGGTGCCGACGCTCGCGCGGTGGCGTGCGATGTGTCCGACCGGGACCAGCTCGCGAAGGTGCTCGTCTCGCTGGAGCGTCCGTTGACGGCGGTGATCCATGCCGCGGGTGTGCTCGACGACGGTCTGGTGGACTCGATGACGCCGGAGCAGCTGGAGCGGGTGCTGCGGCCCAAGCTCGACGCGGCCCTGCACCTGCACGAGTTGACCGCGGACGAGGACCTCTCGGCGTTCGTCCTGTTCTCCTCGATCACGGCGCTGATCGGCACCCCGGGGCAGGCGAACTACGCCGCGGCCAATGCCTTCCTGGACGCGCTCGCCGCGCGGCGCCGTGCCGACGGGCTGCCCGCGAGCTCCCTGGCCTGGGGCCTGTGGGAGGAGTCCGCGGGCATGGGCGGCGAGCTGAGCGAGGCGGACCTCGCGCGCCTCGCACGGCTGGGCCTGCGACCGCTGCCGAGCCAGCGCGGCCTCGAACTCTTCGACAGGGCAGCCGAGTTGGACACGGCCCTGCTCGCTCCGGTGCTCCTGGACCGCGGCGCGCTGAGGGCGAGGGCGCGCACCGGTGGGCTGCCCGCGCTGCTGCGTGCGCTGGCACCCGTACCGCCACGCCGCGCCGAGGCCGCGAGTGTCACCCTGGCCCAGCGCTTCGCCGGGATTCCGGTCGCCGAGCGCGAGCGGACCGTCCTCGAATTCGTGCAGCAGCACGTGGCGGCCGTCCTCGGGCACTCCTCGCCGGGCAGCATCAGCCCGGCGCGGGCCTTCAAGGACCTCGGGTTCGACTCGCTGTCCGCGGTCGAACTGCGGAACCGGCTTACGCAGGCGAGCGGGGTACGTCTCGCGCCGACCATGGTCTTCGACCACCCAACGACCGAGTCGGTCGCGGAGCTCCTCGTGGCGGAACTCGGCGGCACCGCCACCGCCCCCGACCTGTCCGTCGAGCAGCAACTCGACCAGCTGGAAACGCTGGTCACCGGCCTGGACAGCGCCGAGAAGGCACAGGTGGCCGAGCGACTTCGGCTCCTGCTCGGCGCGGTCTTTGACAACGGCACCGCAACTACCGGCGGCCGCATCGAGGCGGCCAACACGATGGACGAGGTCCTGGAACTCCTCGACGCCGAGTTCGGCGAGGCGTGA